The Dioscorea cayenensis subsp. rotundata cultivar TDr96_F1 chromosome 16, TDr96_F1_v2_PseudoChromosome.rev07_lg8_w22 25.fasta, whole genome shotgun sequence sequence tgaagatgaagatgtggaCAATGCAAAACCTCTTCTCAACTTTACGTTCTCTCCAACCATTGCAGCAACTTCAGTGATTGCACCTTGCACTGTTGTTTCCCTACTAAGTTTTGGGTGATCTAAACTAATCTCCATGTTCTGCAACAATATCATTAAATTTACCACAAAGATAATCATATCAAGCACAAGACATATTAGGTTATGATGTTAACCTATGAGATTTATACAGTCAAATGAAGAGAAATGTTTAAACAGACACTTACATGTGAAGGaaacatttagaaaattttctacaACCTTCCACAATTGGAAGCAAGAAAGAAGGGAAAATAATTATGATCAGCTAGCTTTTATCATCCAATGGTGGATATTTATGgtgaagggaaaaaaaaccaaCGTTTATGGACGCCCGATAACATAAATACCTGTTCGCAAGGGTCTACAAGGCGACATTATGACAGATAAGacattttaaaacacaaaagTATTCTAATAGCCCATACCTCAAAATACTCTGGGACCAAAAGGAAATAATCCTTGAATCTGCTGGGTGGGGGCTTCAGATGACAAAAGCTAGTCTTGCCAAGGATGAAGCCTGTGGTAATTAAACCCgaaaagagaacatatgaaGAAAAGATAATACAAACATAACAGTTGATTTAGTCATACAAGAACTGGAGGTACTGAATACCCatttgataaggaaggaaaacaCCTTAAGATTAAGAAACATTACTGACCAGGTATTGAAATACATCATTTCTTGCAACAAAGTCAGTCTCACAGTTAAGCTCAATAACAGCAGCCTTCTTCTCAGTTTGAGCAATTGCAAGCAAACCCTCTTCAGCAGTCCTTGAAGATTTCTTTGAAGCAAGCACCACTCCTCTCTTCCTCAAGTCCTTCTGAGCAGCCTCTGCAATAACATGATACAAGTATAAAGCAAAGAAACTAacgaaaattttaattaagcaTGCTAAATAAGATAACTTGCCAATATCCCATTTACAGGCAACGAGAGATGATTTGACATCCTTTATCGGAGCACTGGTTCTCTCCCTCAGCTGCTTGATAAGATTCATTTGCTCTGAAACCGATACTTCGGAACTAAACATTCTTACAAGCATTGAATTCATCAAAAATGGTTTTCTAATCTCCCTACATTCAACCAACTGCTGATCCATTCTGAATGCCCTAGAGCAGTAGCCTTGCTTGGTCTGCTTCCATGCATTTAGTTCTTTGACTTGGAGCCCCAATGATATTCTAAAGCCTCGAAAACAAGCCATTGAACTTACAAGACAAGATCCTGCTAAGATTTTCAACAGAACAAATTCTCAGTATTCTATTTATGCAAACATATACTGGAGAAAGCTTTCCTCCAGTTGattcattgaaaaaaagaaaagaaaagaaaagatgaaaacattGCATATAACAGCACCCAACAACAAATTACACGagaatttttacataaaaatagaattttgatCCTCctttaatggaaaaaaaaaactttatgaaaataaaaatctgaTCTTTTACAGTAAATGCAAACAAACAAGAACAGAAATGTGCTTAATGTAAAAGAtgaatacataaaaacaaattcaGATCAAAGAATCAAATCAGAACCATCTCCTCACTTGATTATCCACCAACTGAAGCATCAACAAatcaatgattaaaaaaaaaaacatctttgagacaaaaaaatggaaaattggAAGCAGTTATGGATCTGAGAGTACgaaattattaagaaaaaaatagtcgGAGATGAACCTCTTGTTCTTCAAGTGCGAGGATTGGAGTTCCAAAAACGAGAGCTTTTCTTTGAGAACCAGAGAGCTGCTGCGCTGCTGCCGGGTTTGAGGGTTTTAGTGGAGCTCCGAATCTCGCTAAACCCGACCCGTTATCTGATCTTATGTCGGGTTCCGGATACTCCTGAGAACCCGAATCCGTTATGAACCTTATCTTCTTTACTTAAATATGATTATCCTTCtagttaatataaataaataaaagctttCACATATTTTCTGgacaaatttaaaacataaaattaaaataaaatttttgctatattaataaaaaaatatatttgtcttTGCGTCCAGCCTTGTgtgaattcaaaataaaaacaaaaaatttcaataatattaaatttaaattatattttcccCAATTATGAAGAGTTTACTAATTTGTATAAAGCATTGATGCTTTAAAAACTCCTGGACAGCTATGAGACACcattctaaataaattaaaatatatatttttaataaaaaacaaaaatttatcatatatcataaaattataaaaacggTAACTACCCATGGTTGTGATTGAGAAGTCATTACAATTCATATTTAGGGTCacatttgtatttattttactacttgtcaattttgtcaaaaaaaataaaataaaataattattattaattatttaaaatcattattttatttatttatatatatatatatataaatcatatgtTGAGATGACACACAAGAGAAGTTTAATTTCTATAACACTATTCATTTGCTGGAGTTGGGATTTGAATTAGTCTTTTCAATGATACTAACCCTGATATCAATAGACTAAATCATCATtgatattatgtatatatatatatatatatatatataagaacgtGCACACAGGTGTAGAGTAAACTCAATAAATACATGTGTTATCATTTTGTGGGTTTAAAGGTTCGATTTCGGTTTGAGTTTAGTCTTCCTGGAAATGAATACCTTACACAAGGACTCGTTGgtattgatattatatatatatatatatatatttttaaaaagaacttttttttttaattttaaaatttcatattatatttatattatttatttatgttaatatttttgattttgtcTTCAATCCAAGTAGAGATGAGACTCACTGTGCTGGGCTGCTGCTGCTCTAAGcccgccaccgccaccgccaccgccacctTCTCTTTCCCCAAATCTCcaacaaaccctaaccctagcaaTCGCTTACCCGCCCGGTCGACATCCGTCGCCACCGCCGGCACTGAGGCCTCCGACGAACCCTCCAGCGTTTCCTTGCCGCTGCTCCGTCGCCGCCTTATTCTCCTCCGCCACGCGGAGAGCACCTTCGTAGGCTCTCGTGTCAAGGGTACAGCTCTCCGTTGCTTCTTCTCTTTCGTTGTTAGAGAAATTCTTGTCTCGTAGACAGGGGAGAATCAGTATAGATTGTTGATGCGTTTGCTTTTCGTTACTGGTTTTCCATTTATGTATGTAGATCATGAGCGGCCATTGAGTAAACCTGGAAGGAGGGATGCTATGAGTGTTGCTCATAAACTTGAGCAGATGGGTTGGATTCCAGAAGTTATTCTTTCCAGGTTGGGATTTGCTTCACAGATTTTTTCATGCCCATGAACTCTATCTATTGGATTTTCTTCAAATGCTTGCTGTGATATATAAGAGATCTTGTTAACATTtgaatgttgttgttgttgttgttgttgttgtttactAGTATTCCTATAGTGTCAAACTGAATGTTTTTTGAAAACATTCATTATGTGAGTTGTTATGGGTGGTTTTGTTGTAGAATTATTGGTCAAAGAACAAACATTTAAGTGTGGTAATCTACTAATCTTTGATGTTTGTTGCATCCTTCTATGGTCAATGGTTATTGACTTGAGCTTTGAATGAGGTGGACCAATGTGTAGATGGGcttataaaatgttaaatagaGTAATCCTTATCTTTTAATTCTCTAGGCTTCAAGGACATTGGCATTATTTTTAAGTAGTAGGATTCCAATATGTAGATGGGCTTATAAAATTGTTAAAAGAGTAGTCCTTATCCTTTAATTCTCTACACTTCAAGGACATCAGCATTATTTTTAAGTAGTAGGATTGCGTGGGAATTAGCTTAATTAGTTTTTGATATCCAATGAGTACTAGATGGTTTGatagttctatatatatatatatatatatatggatgctGTGTGAGGAACTTCAAATGAAGTGGAAGTGTGGAACTGTTTTTGCAGTCAGTGAGTTGTCAATTTGAGTGCAAACATGAAGAGGATATATGGTAGGAACTGCTAGAAGATATAACCTAGGATTTGGAAACCAATTTTTACGTGTGACCTGCATAATAAAGCACTAATTTGCTTATACTGTTATTGCCCCTTTTGGAGTGGGTCTGGAGGAGTTTTTGACAAAGCTTATTTGCAGCTTAGCTTTCTGGCATAGACCACATTCTCATAATCAAGTTTGTCTTTTTTTTGTGATATTTATGAATCATGTCATCATGTACAATCATTTGGTTAATTTATTCCATTTCCGTCTTCGAAATGATGACTCAGATAACCATCTCCTGTTGCACTATGCCTCTGGGGAATAGTACAAGCTTGCTGAAGTTCATGAAAGGTCATTGCCATGTATTTCAATAATTATCAAGACCCATTGCAATGCGTTGCTATGTTGTCAATGATCATTTTTTGCTGATTTCCATCTTTCTCTTTGCTACATAAGAGCTTGTTTGGGCCTCACTTATGCTGCTTTTCCTGATGCAGTGATGCCACAAGAACAAAAGAAACCCTTCAGATCTTGCAAGAGACTGCAATTGGCTTTTCAGAAGCAGAGGTGTATTTTATCCCAAGTTTCTACTCTGTTGCAGCAATGGATGGCCAGACTGCAGAGCACCTCCAAAGTGCCATCTGTGAGTATTCAAGGGATGAGAGCCTTACTGTGATGTGAGTCAGACATACTGAAAACTGTTGCTTTTGTTGCATACTAACATTCACTTTTCCGGCAATAGTTCTTTCTAAATTCTACTGTCTTGTATCAAATCTGAAAAGTTTGAGTTTTCCCGGGCAGGTGCATGGGCCACAACAGAGGTTGGGAAGAAGCTGCTTCCATGTTTTCTGGTGCTTCTGTAGAGCTCAAGACATGTAATGCTGCTTTGCTTGAAGCTGCTGGTAAATCATGGGAAGAGGTTAgttagtttgtttgtttatagtCATGGGAGGAGGATTTacattaaataatgaaaatgaaggaTTTAATGATTGGTTACAACGGCAAGTCTTGGCATAAATAAGATTCATTCTCTATCAATCTGCACTCATGTACATGCAAATGCAAAATctataattatataatcacaCTTTCAACTAGTCTCATCTTTGGTACTTGATTTCATTGAGTGTTTCTTCTTCATATAGTTGAAGCATATACATACACCATCATTTGCTTATCATTCATTGTATTGACAATTTGAGCATTATCTAAGccaatataatttaatagtaaCAGTGAAGAAGAACTCAAATTGAAGAATCAAACAACACACAATGACTTTGTGTGCATTTTTATGCAGGCCTTCAGCACTGCTGGTCTTGGTGGTTGGAAGCTCCATGGAATTGTGAAACCAGACTCTCTTTAATGAGaagttgaaaaagaagaagaagaagaagaagaagaagaggattcATTCATTCAGTTTTGTGCTGTTCTGAGGAAACTGTACTCTGTCAATGCTTTTGGTTGATGATGAGGTACACAATTTGAACAAAGAGTTGTAATAATGTTTTAAGGGAAATTTGGGAATTTCTCAACTATTCCCTGCCTTGTAGAATTCTTGTATAAAtgtctatttataattttaaaaaaattaaggaaattgAAGAGCAATCTTCTTACTCACTTTccaattattgattttttttttaaaagtaattataaatttttaaattgtactCCCCAAAGTTGTGGCCCTGtgagttattatttaaataagtttAAATTAGTTTTGGTTATTAATTATGATGTAGATACTCAATTTCTCACTCAACAATGAACaatgtatattataaaatatttttctcaactaAATAAAATGTAATTCTCACAGAACTTCAAGTAATAATCATAAAATACCAAACCATACATTTACTATCGTAATGGAAGTTAATAATGgacaaaaattaataagaattcaCTAAGtgacaataattaattaatattaaataaataacatatattaaaCAAGAGAAGATCCAACGGTTCAGATTGCACTAGAAAACCCTAAATCCACAGTGTTCACTCAGTCACTCACTATATAAACCCCGCCAAACTCCAGCGCTCTGCTCTATCgcaactctaaaccctagttttCTCTTTAGCTTTTTGCCATTGTTCTtcgaaccctaaccctaatttcaTCTGTTTTATGGGAGGCTGATGATGATTGATCTTCGTGATCTTAGCGGATTTCAGTGAGACTTCGCGTCGCTGATCTGAATCTTTGTTGTTACACACACTGAATCCTCCTTCATGGTCCGTttttctatgtatttttttccctggatttctatgttttgatttccttttctttggcTTTTATGCCTCTGTTTTGATCG is a genomic window containing:
- the LOC120279450 gene encoding LOW QUALITY PROTEIN: elongation factor Ts, mitochondrial-like (The sequence of the model RefSeq protein was modified relative to this genomic sequence to represent the inferred CDS: deleted 1 base in 1 codon), with the translated sequence MACFRGFRISLGLQVKELNAWKQTKQGYCSRAFRMDQQLVECREIRKPFLMNSMLVRMFSSEVSVSEQMNLIKQLRERTSAPIKDVKSSLVACKWDIEAAQKDLRKRGVVLASKKSSRTAEEGLLAIAQTEKKAAVIELNCETDFVARNDVFQYLASSLARLALSSEAPTQQIQGLFPFGPRNMEISLDHPKLSRETTVQGAITEVAAMVGENVKLRRGFALSTSSSSHGVISTYLHTCPKPGLGRIAGILTLEAKDNNASVDALQRVGSSLAMHIVAAKPLFLTKENVSSAALESERDILKTQAESSGKSQIAIEKMVEGRLRKYFEEVVLLEQKFVMNDSVNIKLVLKDLSKEVGTEVVIGNFLRMEVGEGIQRIEAEESDSVAQAT
- the LOC120278882 gene encoding uncharacterized protein At3g52155, chloroplastic, whose translation is MRLTVLGCCCSKPATATATATFSFPKSPTNPNPSNRLPARSTSVATAGTEASDEPSSVSLPLLRRRLILLRHAESTFVGSRVKDHERPLSKPGRRDAMSVAHKLEQMGWIPEVILSSDATRTKETLQILQETAIGFSEAEVYFIPSFYSVAAMDGQTAEHLQSAICEYSRDESLTVMCMGHNRGWEEAASMFSGASVELKTCNAALLEAAGKSWEEAFSTAGLGGWKLHGIVKPDSL